A genomic segment from Ptychodera flava strain L36383 chromosome 23 unlocalized genomic scaffold, AS_Pfla_20210202 Scaffold_23__1_contigs__length_28996876_pilon, whole genome shotgun sequence encodes:
- the LOC139124072 gene encoding carbohydrate sulfotransferase 14-like, translated as MAAVLKYVTQLIACLLVCLMMWQVYQRDFQGQFKPNVPPYRKHQVKEEEVPSKSRQQNDHEDIKPIKRKIMQNHTARTLTHSEIKRIEDEQVRRKSLLAKVCDEAKRNRTVFRSTGKFISVRENRFLYCNTPKVGSTSWMRVICVLTGRVKSVEELLKHKVHIDVHKVPALKRDEKYHYPSYFSFMFVRHPFARLLSAYRSKFENVAASNLYLKKKRIEIIKRYRKNPTNHSLEAGDDVTWEEFVQSVIDDNQKSFNPHYIAQHLYCGPCLFPFDFIGKLEDVAKESKYVLNRVNAPDDIVYPLQPKKTNSSNLENLHSYFSRLTKDQMENLYNIYELDFKLFGYKYPY; from the exons GTCAGTTCAAGCCAAATGTTCCGCCGTATAGGAAACATCAAGTCAAAGAGGAAGAAGTTCCTTCGAAGAGCAGACAACAAAATGATCATGAAGATATAAAACCAATCAAAAGAAAG ATAATGCAAAATCACACTGCCAGGACACTGACACACTCGGAGATAAAACGGATCGAAGATGAGCAGGTTCGACGCAAGTCACTGTTAGCAAAGGTCTGTGACGAGGCCAAGCGGAATAGAACTGTTTTCAGAAGCACGGGTAAATTCATTAGCGTTCGTGAAAACAGGTTTCTGTACTGTAACACACCAAAAGTCGGTTCTACTTCCTGGATGAGAGTTATATGTGTCCTGACAGGGAGGGTGAAATCTGTTGAGGAACTTCTAAAACACAAGGTGCATATTGATGTTCACAAGGTTCCAGCGTTGAAGAGAGATGAGAAATATCATTATCCATCCTACTTCTCGTTCATGTTTGTACGTCATCCATTCGCAAGACTTCTGTCTGCGTACAGaagtaagtttgaaaatgttgCCGCCAGCAATCTTTACCTCAAAAAAAAGAGAATAGAAATTATCAAACGATATCGCAAAAATCCCACCAATCACAGTCTAGAAGCGGGTGATGACGTGACTTGGGAAGAATTtgtgcaatctgtcatcgacgACAACCAAAAATCCTTCAACCCACACTACATTGCACAGCACCTATACTGCGGGCCATGCCTTTTCCCCTTCGATTTCATAGGAAAACTTGAAGATGTGGCCAAGGAGAGTAAGTACGTGTTAAACAGAGTCAATGCCCCCGACGACATTGTTTATCCTCTACAACCGAAGAAAACAAACAGCTCAAATCTAGAAAATCTTCATTCCTACTTCAGTCGACTGACCAAAGACCAGATGGAAAATCTCTACAACATTTATGAACTTGATTTTAAGCTTTTCGGTTACAAATATCCTTATTAG